In Terriglobus aquaticus, the genomic window AGCATCGCCGGTGCGATGCAGTCTGGTGTAAACGCGCGCCAGTTCGTACCAGGAGCGCTTTCCTATCTCGCCATCTTTGTCCGCAGCGGCGCTGCGCTTCAGCCAGTCGACGGCCTCCTCGTAGCGCCCGCTCGCTGCAAGTCCTCGGCCGAGAAAGTACTCCGCGACCGGCGAATCAGGGAAGGTCTTGATCATGGCTTCGAGGAGCGGAACGCCAGTAGCGGCGTCTCCGCGTTCGATGGCGATGCTGCCCACGTTGTACATGGCCACTGGATTTGCGGGGACGATCTCGAGTTCCTGCCGGTACGCATCCGCTGCGGAATCCAGCCGGCTGGTC contains:
- a CDS encoding tetratricopeptide repeat protein, with amino-acid sequence MSKIDPNNWHVHRVQAQLYAEVGEHTQAITEYQAALKQQPKNPDLLEALGDEYRATSRLDSAADAYRQELEIVPANPVAMYNVGSIAIERGDAATGVPLLEAMIKTFPDSPVAEYFLGRGLAASGRYEEAVDWLKRSAAADKDGEIGKRSWYELARVYTRLHRTGDAETAQREYSRLRDQQEKKSAQETQEWRKLAHPDSK